Proteins found in one Coleofasciculaceae cyanobacterium genomic segment:
- a CDS encoding STAS domain-containing protein: MEIKTENYQVRYDETSHNIVFDGSLRLNGSAEYASIFELLNNVVQQEPEKIVLNLKELSFLNSSGISILSKFVINVRKRKNIQMVVVGAKKNPWQGKSLKNLQRLMPSLKLELE; encoded by the coding sequence ATGGAGATTAAAACCGAGAATTATCAAGTTAGATATGATGAGACATCTCACAACATTGTTTTCGATGGTTCTCTACGTCTTAATGGCAGCGCAGAATACGCCTCAATTTTTGAGTTGCTTAATAACGTTGTTCAACAAGAACCAGAAAAAATTGTTTTAAATCTCAAAGAATTAAGTTTTCTAAATAGTTCGGGAATTAGCATTTTGTCCAAATTTGTGATCAACGTGCGCAAGCGTAAAAATATTCAGATGGTTGTAGTCGGCGCGAAAAAGAACCCCTGGCAGGGTAAATCTTTAAAGAATTTACAACGGCTAATGCCTTCTTTGAAGCTGGAGTTGGAATAA